A section of the Prochlorococcus marinus XMU1402 genome encodes:
- a CDS encoding sensor histidine kinase, translating into MNLSKKFEELIAKQLESFGCSMGVTHLVMYLASAKQGTKASFEMVSQWPQIDKLLVSIEDDPSLKVSSPNRRWYPLQENDILLGVLRVETDLKGGNWPVSLDSRLKALSISLAKCVSIELERQNKNEEINYLKNQVNVIIHQLRNPLAALRTYAKLLIKRLGSDDDSIEIVERMIIEQKQINQYMDSFVQLNSPIQLPLEIGEERLLLPPNLDNKKVITVQGLLRPILERGKANADLENRDWTEPSLWPDWTLSPLKAKYAVIAEIVANLLENAFKYAQKDAEIGLTITSDGLCIFDNGKKITKNENEKIFEKGFRGSAAKKKDGTGVGLFLARKLAQQIGGELRLLEDNSIDNTNELKNLKKKNIFYLELPIKELHA; encoded by the coding sequence ATGAATCTCTCAAAAAAATTTGAAGAATTAATTGCAAAACAGCTAGAGAGTTTTGGTTGTTCAATGGGAGTAACTCATTTAGTTATGTATCTTGCTTCGGCTAAGCAAGGAACTAAAGCATCTTTTGAAATGGTGAGTCAATGGCCACAAATTGATAAGCTTTTAGTATCAATAGAAGATGATCCTTCACTAAAAGTTTCTTCACCTAATAGAAGATGGTACCCGCTTCAAGAAAATGATATTTTGCTTGGGGTCCTTAGGGTCGAAACTGATTTGAAAGGTGGGAATTGGCCAGTATCTCTTGATTCTAGATTAAAAGCGCTTTCAATATCTTTAGCTAAATGTGTTTCTATCGAATTAGAACGCCAAAATAAAAATGAAGAAATTAATTATCTCAAAAATCAGGTCAATGTCATAATCCATCAATTGAGGAATCCATTAGCTGCTCTCAGGACATATGCAAAATTACTAATAAAAAGACTTGGTTCAGATGATGACTCAATTGAAATTGTCGAACGCATGATAATAGAGCAAAAACAAATTAATCAATACATGGATTCTTTTGTTCAATTAAATTCACCTATCCAACTTCCTCTAGAAATTGGAGAGGAAAGATTATTATTACCACCAAATTTAGATAATAAAAAGGTCATAACTGTTCAGGGTTTATTGAGGCCAATATTAGAAAGGGGTAAAGCTAATGCGGACTTAGAGAATAGAGATTGGACTGAACCTTCTCTTTGGCCAGATTGGACTTTATCGCCACTAAAGGCAAAATATGCTGTAATTGCTGAAATTGTGGCAAATTTATTAGAAAATGCGTTTAAATATGCCCAAAAAGATGCTGAAATTGGACTTACAATTACGAGTGATGGACTTTGTATATTTGATAATGGCAAAAAAATAACCAAAAATGAAAACGAGAAAATTTTTGAAAAAGGTTTTAGAGGTTCTGCCGCTAAGAAGAAGGACGGCACTGGTGTTGGACTTTTTTTGGCGAGGAAATTAGCGCAACAAATTGGAGGAGAATTGAGATTGCTGGAAGATAACTCGATTGATAATACTAATGAATTAAAAAATCTTAAGAAGAAAAATATTTTCTATTTAGAACTTCCTATAAAAGAATTGCATGCATAA
- the tgt gene encoding tRNA guanosine(34) transglycosylase Tgt: MFEFEISSTCSNTGARTGIFHTPNGQVKTPKFMPVGTLATVKGISSQQLDSTGSEMILSNTFHLHLQPGEKLVKESGGIHKFMNWPKPILTDSGGYQVFSLAKLNNISDNGVEFKNPRDGSNVFLSPEKVMQIQMDLGSDVAMAFDHCPPHTASENDIEESLQRTHSWLQKCVETHKKSNQALFGIVQGGKYERLRELSAKFTSSFDLPGIAVGGVSVGEAVEEIHSVINYVPKFLPINKPRYLMGIGSLREISLAVANGFDIFDCVLPTRLGRHGTAFLNDERLNLRNARFKNDFSPIDKTCKCETCSSYSRAYLHHLIRNDEILGLTLISLHNIAHLIRFTNAISNAIKDNCFTIDFAPWKSSSIAHHTW, translated from the coding sequence GTGTTTGAATTTGAAATTTCATCGACTTGCAGTAATACAGGTGCAAGAACTGGTATATTTCATACTCCAAATGGTCAGGTTAAAACACCAAAGTTTATGCCTGTGGGTACTTTAGCAACGGTTAAAGGGATTTCATCTCAACAGTTAGACTCTACAGGCTCAGAAATGATTCTCTCAAATACCTTTCACCTTCATTTACAACCTGGAGAAAAACTAGTTAAAGAATCTGGCGGAATACATAAGTTCATGAATTGGCCTAAGCCAATTCTTACTGATTCAGGCGGCTATCAAGTTTTTAGTTTGGCAAAATTAAATAATATTTCTGATAATGGTGTGGAATTTAAAAATCCAAGAGATGGTAGCAATGTATTTTTGTCACCTGAAAAAGTAATGCAGATTCAAATGGATCTTGGATCGGATGTTGCGATGGCTTTTGATCATTGCCCTCCGCACACAGCTAGCGAAAATGATATTGAGGAATCTTTACAAAGAACTCATTCATGGTTGCAAAAATGTGTTGAGACTCATAAGAAATCCAATCAAGCATTATTCGGAATAGTTCAAGGAGGTAAGTATGAGAGATTAAGAGAACTTAGCGCAAAATTCACAAGTTCTTTTGATCTTCCTGGAATAGCAGTAGGAGGTGTAAGTGTTGGAGAGGCAGTCGAAGAAATACATAGTGTAATTAATTACGTCCCGAAATTCTTGCCAATAAATAAACCAAGATATTTAATGGGAATTGGCTCTTTGAGAGAAATTTCATTAGCTGTTGCTAATGGATTTGATATATTTGACTGTGTTTTGCCTACAAGACTAGGAAGACATGGGACTGCATTTCTTAATGATGAAAGATTAAATTTGCGAAATGCTCGATTTAAAAATGATTTTTCTCCGATTGACAAAACTTGTAAATGCGAAACCTGTAGTTCTTATTCTCGTGCATATTTGCATCATCTAATAAGAAATGATGAAATATTAGGTCTTACCCTAATAAGTTTGCATAATATTGCTCATTTAATAAGATTTACTAATGCTATTTCTAATGCAATAAAAGATAATTGTTTTACAATTGATTTCGCTCCTTGGAAATCATCCTCTATTGCTCACCATACGTGGTAA
- a CDS encoding adenosylcobinamide-GDP ribazoletransferase, with protein MNLYLLIKKYLIKNFAGSWIFYTTFPKIPLINPEFKNIAQFAPPLGFFIGTIQSYIFLFLKTNSWSIYASTLICLASGYLITGGLHLDGLMDTFDGIFAGKKKRLKAMKDSKVGAFGVQGLVFINLIQIACLLKIQNLIIFVLPICLFWGRFSNLFFIEKFKYMSYKKKSISHKKFWNGFKKESLISIIFLLIFIAYQLVSITSQAILIKFLILILIGIFISYSIPNILGNKIGGFNGDACGASVVLVETAMLFMHAILL; from the coding sequence TTGAATCTATATTTACTCATCAAAAAATATTTAATAAAAAATTTTGCAGGATCTTGGATTTTCTATACGACATTTCCAAAGATACCTTTAATTAATCCCGAATTTAAAAATATTGCGCAATTTGCACCGCCTTTAGGATTTTTTATTGGAACAATTCAGAGTTATATTTTTCTTTTTTTAAAAACAAACTCTTGGTCAATTTATGCATCTACTTTAATTTGTTTGGCTTCAGGATATTTAATTACTGGTGGTCTACACCTCGATGGTTTAATGGATACTTTCGATGGAATTTTTGCGGGTAAAAAGAAACGTTTAAAAGCCATGAAAGATAGTAAGGTTGGGGCCTTTGGGGTTCAAGGTTTGGTTTTTATAAATTTAATTCAAATTGCTTGCCTACTGAAAATTCAAAACCTAATAATTTTTGTTTTACCTATATGCTTATTTTGGGGCAGATTTTCAAATTTATTTTTTATTGAAAAGTTTAAATATATGAGTTATAAGAAAAAATCTATTAGTCATAAAAAGTTTTGGAATGGATTCAAAAAAGAATCTTTGATCTCTATTATTTTTCTTTTAATTTTCATTGCATACCAATTAGTTTCAATTACATCCCAAGCAATATTAATTAAATTTCTAATTCTGATTTTGATTGGTATTTTTATAAGCTATTCTATCCCAAATATACTGGGGAATAAAATTGGAGGCTTCAATGGAGATGCCTGCGGTGCAAGTGTTGTACTAGTTGAAACTGCAATGCTCTTTATGCATGCAATTCTTTTATAG
- a CDS encoding ammonium transporter, with protein MTTALQTPQRRSRSKLQDASLVNGPMLLLRSIRGFSSNRSMLWLATVPLALFGLGIFNLSAHAGDLPELNAAFLANNLWLFVATILVIFMNAGFAMVEAGMCRSKNAVNILAKNLFVFALAVTSYWVIGYSLMYGDSIAGGWLYFMGLFFDPTVTAETVADAGLVPTVDFLFQSAFAGTAATIVSGLVAERVKFGEFVVFAIVLTAFIYPIAGSWKWNGGWLDALGFVDFAGSSIVHSVGAWAGLVGAMLLGPRIGKYSDGKPQAMPGHNMAIATLGALVLWIGWYGFNPGSQLAMDQWVPYVAVTTTLAAAAGAIGATVVSTLTSGKPDLTMIINGILAGLVSITAGCGDMTLAGAWFAGLVGGIIVVFSVAALDAAEIDDPVGAFSVHGVCGVWGTVVIGLWGTAVQGDGAGMGLFNGGGITLLLVQALGAAAYAIWTLVTCWITWSIIGGLFGGIRVSEEEETQGLDIGEHGMEAYPDFASAK; from the coding sequence ATGACCACTGCTTTGCAAACGCCTCAAAGGCGCTCTAGGTCCAAGTTACAAGATGCAAGTCTTGTTAACGGGCCTATGCTCCTTTTGAGGAGTATTCGAGGATTTAGTTCAAACCGCTCCATGTTGTGGCTTGCAACTGTTCCTTTAGCTTTGTTTGGTTTAGGTATTTTTAATCTTTCTGCTCATGCAGGCGATCTACCTGAGTTGAATGCAGCTTTTCTTGCCAATAACTTATGGCTATTTGTCGCTACTATTTTAGTGATATTCATGAACGCCGGCTTCGCTATGGTAGAGGCAGGTATGTGTCGTTCTAAGAACGCCGTCAACATTCTTGCTAAAAACCTTTTCGTATTTGCTCTAGCTGTTACCTCTTATTGGGTAATAGGCTACTCGCTAATGTACGGAGACAGTATTGCTGGTGGATGGCTATATTTTATGGGCCTATTTTTTGATCCAACAGTCACTGCCGAAACAGTTGCTGATGCTGGATTAGTCCCAACAGTTGATTTCTTGTTCCAGTCTGCATTCGCAGGAACTGCTGCTACTATCGTTTCCGGACTTGTAGCAGAAAGAGTTAAATTTGGAGAATTTGTTGTTTTTGCGATTGTATTAACTGCATTTATATATCCAATTGCTGGTAGCTGGAAATGGAATGGTGGTTGGCTAGATGCATTAGGTTTTGTTGACTTTGCTGGTTCTTCAATTGTTCACTCAGTTGGAGCATGGGCAGGTCTCGTAGGAGCTATGCTTCTTGGACCAAGAATTGGCAAATACTCTGATGGGAAACCACAGGCTATGCCTGGACACAATATGGCTATAGCCACTTTGGGTGCATTAGTTCTTTGGATAGGTTGGTATGGATTTAACCCCGGTTCTCAACTTGCTATGGACCAATGGGTTCCATATGTTGCTGTAACAACTACTTTGGCAGCAGCTGCTGGTGCTATCGGAGCAACTGTTGTTTCAACACTAACTTCTGGTAAGCCTGATCTTACAATGATTATTAATGGAATCCTTGCTGGTTTGGTTAGTATCACTGCTGGTTGTGGTGATATGACTCTTGCTGGAGCCTGGTTTGCAGGACTAGTTGGTGGAATTATCGTTGTATTTTCTGTTGCAGCACTTGATGCCGCTGAGATTGATGATCCTGTAGGTGCATTCTCTGTTCACGGAGTATGTGGTGTATGGGGTACTGTTGTAATCGGTCTTTGGGGTACTGCTGTGCAAGGCGACGGAGCAGGTATGGGATTGTTCAATGGTGGAGGTATTACCCTTCTTCTAGTTCAAGCCCTTGGTGCCGCAGCTTATGCTATTTGGACACTAGTTACTTGCTGGATTACTTGGTCTATAATTGGCGGATTATTCGGAGGAATCCGAGTATCTGAAGAGGAAGAGACTCAAGGCCTAGATATTGGAGAGCATGGAATGGAAGCATATCCAGACTTTGCATCTGCTAAATAA
- the purH gene encoding bifunctional phosphoribosylaminoimidazolecarboxamide formyltransferase/IMP cyclohydrolase, producing MSPLALVSVSDKKNIIPFCKELIEQFNYKILSSGGTAKHLIEAKIPVIKVAEFTNSPEILGGRVKTLHPKIHGGILAKRTDKEHKRDIEAHNLELIDLVVVNLYPFKKTVEQGAKWEDAIENIDIGGPSMIRSAAKNHKDVSVLVDPSQYQNFLEESKKGELKDSYKAKLALEAFQHTADYDTAISNWISKERCLQSSKYIESYPLIKTLRYGENPHQKAFWYGLSNFGWNSAEQLQGKDLSYNNLLDLESALSTVLEFGYTENDELTTATFASVILKHNNPCGASISNSASQAFLNALECDSVSAFGGIVAFNSNVDSETANHLKDIFLECVVAPSFDEEALEILKVKKNLRILKFSKDQLPKKNQSSTKSIMGGLLVQDTDDSKEKTENWISVTNKNPSNQNNLDLNFAWKICKHVKSNAIVIAKDQKTIGIGAGQMNRVGAAKIALKAAGSLCSDAVLASDGFFPFADTVELANKYGIKAIIQPGGSLRDQESIDMCNLKGISMVFTQKRHFLH from the coding sequence ATGTCACCATTAGCTTTAGTAAGTGTCTCTGATAAAAAAAATATAATTCCATTTTGTAAGGAATTGATCGAACAATTTAATTATAAAATCTTATCAAGTGGAGGAACTGCAAAACATCTTATTGAGGCAAAAATTCCAGTTATTAAAGTTGCAGAATTTACTAATTCTCCAGAAATACTTGGAGGAAGAGTTAAAACTTTACATCCAAAAATACACGGAGGAATTTTAGCTAAAAGAACTGATAAGGAACATAAAAGAGATATAGAAGCCCACAATCTTGAACTCATTGACTTGGTAGTTGTAAATTTATATCCTTTTAAGAAAACTGTAGAACAGGGAGCAAAATGGGAAGATGCTATTGAAAATATCGATATCGGAGGGCCATCAATGATTCGTTCTGCAGCAAAAAATCATAAAGACGTTTCCGTATTAGTGGATCCTAGTCAGTATCAAAATTTTCTTGAAGAAAGTAAAAAAGGTGAATTAAAGGACTCATATAAAGCAAAATTAGCCCTTGAAGCTTTTCAACATACTGCAGATTATGACACTGCAATATCTAATTGGATAAGCAAAGAAAGATGCTTACAATCTTCCAAATATATTGAATCTTATCCACTAATCAAAACCTTAAGATATGGGGAGAATCCACATCAAAAAGCTTTTTGGTATGGTTTAAGTAATTTTGGATGGAACTCAGCAGAGCAATTACAAGGTAAAGACTTAAGTTATAACAATCTATTGGATCTAGAGTCGGCACTTTCAACAGTTTTAGAATTTGGCTACACAGAAAATGATGAGCTTACAACCGCCACGTTTGCTTCTGTTATTTTAAAACACAATAATCCTTGTGGTGCCTCTATAAGTAATTCAGCTTCACAAGCATTTTTGAATGCTTTGGAATGTGACTCTGTTAGTGCATTTGGAGGAATAGTTGCTTTTAATTCAAATGTTGATAGTGAAACCGCAAATCACCTCAAGGATATTTTCTTAGAGTGTGTCGTCGCTCCATCTTTTGATGAGGAAGCTTTAGAAATTTTAAAAGTTAAAAAGAATTTAAGAATCTTAAAGTTTTCAAAAGATCAACTTCCAAAAAAGAATCAAAGTTCTACTAAGTCAATAATGGGTGGATTACTAGTTCAGGATACTGACGATAGCAAAGAAAAAACTGAAAATTGGATTTCAGTAACTAATAAAAATCCTAGTAATCAAAATAACTTAGATCTAAATTTTGCATGGAAAATTTGTAAACACGTAAAATCTAATGCGATTGTTATCGCAAAAGACCAAAAAACTATTGGTATTGGAGCTGGACAAATGAATAGAGTTGGAGCAGCAAAAATTGCATTAAAAGCAGCTGGAAGTTTGTGTTCTGATGCTGTCTTGGCCAGCGATGGGTTTTTCCCATTTGCTGATACTGTAGAACTAGCAAATAAATATGGAATAAAAGCTATTATTCAACCTGGAGGAAGTCTAAGAGATCAAGAAAGTATTGATATGTGTAATTTGAAAGGAATCTCAATGGTATTTACGCAAAAAAGGCACTTTTTACATTAA
- a CDS encoding DoxX family protein, with amino-acid sequence MEDKAQTNQVQTASMNRTKAPQKVEVVVANSSSGSEVNILGELSIFVLRIGFCALMIHHGLEKLQDPQGFAEFVVGKYFPFLPGDPVIWTFGAAITQLVCPLGLALGIFARLSSLGLFSTMAFAVYFHLLDTGLEGFPLAVVEGHNYAFELSFIYGAISLYFLCAGPGRLSLFRKTNKITYYPKST; translated from the coding sequence ATGGAAGACAAAGCACAAACTAATCAGGTTCAAACTGCAAGTATGAATAGGACTAAAGCGCCGCAAAAAGTTGAAGTTGTAGTTGCCAATTCATCTTCAGGGTCAGAAGTAAATATACTTGGAGAACTATCCATTTTTGTTTTAAGAATAGGTTTTTGTGCTTTGATGATTCATCATGGCCTTGAGAAACTTCAGGATCCACAAGGTTTTGCTGAGTTTGTAGTTGGTAAGTATTTTCCATTTTTGCCAGGTGATCCTGTTATTTGGACTTTTGGAGCGGCAATTACTCAATTGGTATGCCCACTAGGATTGGCTTTGGGGATTTTTGCGAGGCTTTCTTCTCTTGGTCTATTCTCCACCATGGCATTTGCAGTTTATTTCCATCTCCTTGATACTGGACTAGAAGGTTTTCCTCTTGCAGTGGTTGAAGGTCATAATTATGCTTTCGAATTGTCTTTTATATATGGTGCTATTTCTCTCTACTTTCTTTGTGCAGGTCCAGGCAGGTTATCTTTATTCAGAAAAACTAATAAGATTACATATTATCCAAAATCAACATAA
- a CDS encoding 4-hydroxy-3-methylbut-2-enyl diphosphate reductase, whose product MDTQAFRRSLHHSDRYNRRGFDSPTKRAQALEEAYQSDLISSIRDNGFTYTKGRLNIKLAQAFGFCWGVERAVAMAYETRRHYPNENIWITNEIIHNPSVNDHLRKMNVKFISAKNGIKDFSLVSNGDVVILPAFGATVQEMKLLHEKGCHIIDTTCPWVSKVWHTVEKHKKHIFTSIIHGKFKHEETLATSSFAGKYLVVLDLEEANYVSEYILGRGNRNEFMNKFAKACSNGFDPDKDLDRVGVANQTTMLKSETEEIGKVFEKTMLKKFGPENLNSHFLAFNTICDATEERQDAMFSLVDEDLDILVVIGGFNSSNTTHLQEIAITKNISSFHIDTPERISVKENSIFHKPLGSELELKNNFLPSGNINVGITSGASTPDKVVADVIEKLIDIAS is encoded by the coding sequence ATGGATACTCAAGCTTTTAGAAGATCTCTTCATCATTCTGATAGATACAATAGAAGGGGTTTCGATTCTCCAACAAAAAGAGCTCAAGCGTTAGAAGAAGCTTACCAAAGTGATTTGATAAGTTCTATTAGGGATAATGGTTTTACTTACACCAAAGGCAGATTAAATATTAAATTGGCCCAAGCATTTGGTTTCTGTTGGGGAGTTGAAAGAGCCGTAGCCATGGCTTACGAAACTAGAAGACACTATCCAAATGAGAATATTTGGATAACAAATGAAATTATTCATAATCCCTCTGTTAATGATCATTTAAGAAAAATGAATGTAAAATTCATTTCAGCTAAAAATGGAATTAAAGATTTTTCTTTAGTTTCTAATGGGGATGTTGTTATACTTCCTGCTTTCGGAGCTACTGTTCAAGAAATGAAACTTTTGCATGAGAAAGGTTGTCATATCATTGATACAACTTGTCCATGGGTTTCTAAGGTTTGGCATACAGTTGAAAAACATAAAAAACATATTTTCACATCTATTATTCATGGAAAATTTAAGCATGAAGAGACTCTCGCTACAAGTTCATTTGCAGGTAAATATTTAGTTGTACTTGATCTAGAAGAAGCAAATTACGTATCTGAATATATTCTGGGGAGAGGCAATAGAAATGAATTTATGAACAAATTTGCTAAAGCTTGTTCTAATGGATTTGATCCTGATAAAGATTTAGATAGAGTGGGAGTTGCAAATCAGACAACTATGCTTAAGAGCGAGACTGAGGAAATTGGAAAGGTTTTTGAAAAGACGATGTTAAAAAAATTTGGACCAGAAAACTTAAATAGTCACTTTTTAGCTTTTAATACTATTTGTGACGCGACTGAAGAGAGACAAGACGCAATGTTCTCTTTGGTTGATGAAGACCTTGATATTCTAGTAGTAATTGGAGGTTTCAATTCATCCAATACTACTCATTTACAAGAAATAGCAATTACTAAAAATATTTCTTCTTTTCACATTGATACGCCAGAGAGGATATCAGTCAAAGAAAACTCAATATTTCATAAACCACTAGGATCAGAATTAGAACTTAAAAATAATTTTCTACCTAGTGGAAATATTAATGTTGGAATTACCTCAGGTGCATCTACTCCCGATAAGGTTGTTGCAGATGTTATTGAAAAGTTAATTGATATTGCTTCCTGA
- a CDS encoding Gfo/Idh/MocA family protein, whose product MQPTSSPVKVGVIGIGNMGWHHARVLSLLKDANLIGVADPNEERGKLAIDQFQCEWFREYKDLIPKVDAICIAVPTLLHQKVGLDCLKGGINVLIEKPIAANELEAKSLIKAANASDCLLQVGHIERFNPAFRELNKIVNNEEIVVLEARRHSPHADRANDVSVVMDLMIHDIDLILELVNSKIQKLAAVGGRNSEGLIDYVNATLVFKNNVIASLTASKMSHKKIRSLSVHCQNGLVETDFLNHSLQIHRKSHESYTAEHGELVYRNDGYVEEVNTTSIEPLYAELEHFLKCVQGKESPEVDGEQASRALKIADFIESAVENSGDAILLENPF is encoded by the coding sequence ATGCAACCAACCTCATCACCCGTAAAGGTTGGAGTCATAGGTATAGGAAATATGGGATGGCATCATGCTCGAGTACTAAGTTTACTCAAAGATGCAAATCTCATAGGAGTTGCAGATCCAAATGAAGAGAGAGGCAAATTAGCTATTGACCAATTTCAATGTGAATGGTTCAGGGAATATAAGGACTTAATCCCGAAAGTTGATGCTATTTGTATCGCTGTCCCAACACTACTTCATCAAAAAGTAGGACTGGATTGTCTTAAAGGAGGTATCAATGTTCTAATTGAAAAACCAATTGCAGCTAATGAGTTAGAAGCAAAATCTTTAATAAAGGCCGCGAATGCAAGTGATTGTTTATTACAAGTTGGGCACATTGAAAGATTTAATCCTGCTTTTAGAGAATTAAATAAAATAGTAAATAATGAAGAAATTGTTGTTTTAGAAGCAAGAAGGCATAGTCCTCACGCAGATAGAGCAAATGATGTTTCTGTAGTAATGGATTTAATGATTCATGACATTGATCTTATTTTGGAGCTTGTGAACTCAAAAATACAAAAATTAGCAGCAGTTGGAGGTAGAAATAGCGAAGGATTAATAGATTATGTAAATGCGACTTTAGTTTTTAAAAATAATGTTATTGCAAGCTTAACTGCAAGCAAAATGAGTCATAAAAAAATTAGAAGCTTAAGTGTTCACTGCCAAAATGGACTAGTTGAAACTGATTTCTTAAATCACTCTCTTCAAATTCATCGAAAATCTCATGAATCATACACAGCAGAACATGGTGAATTAGTCTATAGGAATGATGGATATGTTGAAGAAGTTAATACAACTTCCATAGAGCCTCTTTATGCAGAGTTAGAGCATTTTCTTAAATGCGTTCAAGGCAAAGAATCTCCCGAGGTAGATGGCGAGCAAGCCTCAAGAGCTTTAAAAATAGCTGATTTTATAGAGAGTGCTGTAGAAAATTCTGGAGATGCGATTTTACTTGAAAATCCTTTCTGA
- a CDS encoding alpha/beta hydrolase — protein sequence MKYDMNHEFVSISSQTATHRIILIHGWGADSDDLLTIGEEIAEKINLDFEVISLRAPGLHPSGQGRQWYGLYPHDWNGAKAEVNKLLGTLKKFDTDQISLRKTILLGFSQGAAMAIDAGFKLNFGLIVACSGYPHPNWVPGEKCPPLIISHGLFDNVVPIDASRVIYEKVKSKSSKFCELLEFDGSHQIDSNLINFISSNMSNIF from the coding sequence ATGAAATACGATATGAATCATGAATTTGTCTCGATTAGCTCTCAAACTGCAACTCATAGAATTATTTTGATACATGGTTGGGGAGCCGATTCAGATGACCTTTTAACAATTGGGGAGGAGATTGCAGAAAAAATAAATCTTGATTTTGAGGTAATCTCTTTAAGGGCTCCTGGATTGCATCCAAGTGGTCAAGGAAGACAGTGGTATGGATTGTACCCACATGATTGGAATGGAGCTAAGGCTGAAGTAAATAAACTTTTAGGAACATTAAAAAAATTTGATACTGATCAGATTTCACTCAGAAAAACAATTTTGTTGGGTTTCTCTCAAGGTGCGGCAATGGCAATTGATGCAGGATTTAAATTAAATTTTGGATTAATTGTTGCTTGTAGTGGTTATCCTCATCCAAACTGGGTACCGGGGGAAAAATGCCCACCATTAATAATCAGTCATGGTTTATTTGATAATGTTGTACCTATAGATGCTTCAAGAGTTATTTATGAAAAAGTAAAAAGTAAGTCCTCTAAATTTTGCGAATTATTAGAATTCGATGGATCACATCAAATTGATTCAAATTTAATTAATTTTATAAGTTCAAATATGAGTAATATTTTTTAA
- a CDS encoding DUF3155 domain-containing protein, with amino-acid sequence MSKKRKRISRRRLAGQRVMAHVPIYHIETGKHKPVTAARRFIAENALSAPSVFNVRRNEHTTDRFFWGEKGLFSAQYAEENHFLFPSLKVVVEGIGEEKIFEGLELTADDWEEIEEYEYAFV; translated from the coding sequence ATGTCAAAAAAAAGAAAGAGAATCAGCAGAAGAAGATTGGCTGGTCAAAGGGTAATGGCACATGTTCCTATTTATCATATCGAAACTGGCAAACATAAACCAGTTACAGCAGCAAGAAGATTCATAGCTGAAAATGCTTTATCAGCGCCTTCAGTTTTTAACGTTCGCAGAAATGAACATACCACTGATAGGTTTTTTTGGGGCGAAAAGGGTTTATTTAGTGCACAGTATGCTGAAGAAAATCATTTTTTATTTCCATCTCTAAAAGTTGTAGTTGAAGGGATTGGTGAAGAAAAAATATTTGAAGGTCTAGAACTTACTGCAGATGATTGGGAAGAGATTGAAGAATATGAATATGCTTTTGTTTAA
- a CDS encoding photosystem II reaction center protein K, which produces MLILFNTFAELPEAYKAFAPTVDVLPLIPLFFFLLVFVWQAAVGFK; this is translated from the coding sequence GTGCTCATTCTATTTAATACATTCGCTGAATTGCCTGAGGCTTACAAGGCTTTTGCTCCAACCGTTGATGTTCTCCCACTAATTCCTTTATTTTTCTTTTTATTGGTATTTGTTTGGCAAGCTGCAGTTGGATTTAAATAA